The sequence below is a genomic window from Methylotuvimicrobium sp. KM2.
GGCAAACGCAACGGTTTCAAGCTTATTGAGGTGTCGCCGCTCGCAAAAAGCCGCGGCACCTACAAAACGCCAAAAGCTATTTTCATATATAAAGCATCCAACCTACTCTGAGTCAACCGGGCCGGGCTTGTCCAACAAACGGTTAGATTTTGGTTCGCGTTGCTCACAAAATCTAACCTTATTCGTTAGAAACGATATGAACCTGTTCGCCTATCATTTGCCTTTGGACGGCCATCCTGAAGTCGGTAATGCAGCGGTGTTAGGCAGACTAATCGGCTGCATGCTGCAAGAACCCTTCGGCGATTATAAGGGCTGTGCGACCGGCATCAAGGGAACTTTGGACAAGCCGCTGCCGGCGTCGCAACTACGGCAAATATTGGAATCCGTGCTGAACCATCCGGTTATTCTGGCGTCGCCCAATGAAAATCAATCGATTCATTCTATCGGCATCATTACCGGCGGCGCGAATCGCGAATGGAAGTTGGCGGCAAATGAAGGACTCGATGCCTATATAACCGGAGAAATCAGCGAGCATGACTGGCATGACAGCCAAGAACACGGCATTCATATGTTCGCAGGCGGACACCATGCAACCGAGAGATTTGGAATCAAGGAATTGATGAGAAAAACAGAACTGCATTTCGAAATAAAATGCAGTTATATCGACAGCGATAACCCTGTCTGAGGAATTGTTGGCGGAGCGGACGGGACTCGAACCCGCGACCCCCGGCGTGACAGGCCGGTATTCTAACCAACTGAACTACCGCTCCGTTGAAGAGCGCGTATTATATAGGATTTCACTGCCACGTCAAGTAAATTAACGCAGATTGTAAAAAATACCCTTTTTTCGGTCCCTCTGCCTCAGTGTGGGAATGCATACCGGTCTTGTTTCGGTAACCCTAGGTATGGGTTCCCACGGAGGACCGTGGGAACCAGAAATATACTCGTTCCCACCGCTCCAACGTGGGAATGCATACCGGTCTTGCTTCGGCAACCCGAGGTATGGGTTCCCACGGAGGACCGTGGGAACCAGAAATATACTCGTTCCCACCGCTGCAGCGTGGGAATGCATACCGGTCTTGCTTCGGCAACCCGAGGTATGGGTTCCCACGGAGGACCGTGGGAACCAGAAATATACTCGTTCCCACCGCTCCAGCGTGGGAATGCATACCGATCTTGCTTCGGCAACCCGAGGTATGGGTTCTCACGGAGGACCGTGGGAACCAGAAATATACTCGTTCCCACTGCTCCAGCGTGGGAATGCATACCGGTCTTGCTTCGGCAACCCGAGGTATGGGTTCCCACGTTGGAGCGGTGGGAACCAGAAATATACTCGTTCCCACCGCTCCAGCGTGGGAATGCATACCGATCTTGTTTCGGTACCCGAGGTATGGGTTCCCACGGAGGACCGTGGGAACCAGAAATATACTCGTTCCCACCGCTCCAGCGTGGGAATGCATACCGATCTTGTTTCGGTACCCGAGGTATGGGTTCCCAC
It includes:
- a CDS encoding Nif3-like dinuclear metal center hexameric protein; translated protein: MSNKRLDFGSRCSQNLTLFVRNDMNLFAYHLPLDGHPEVGNAAVLGRLIGCMLQEPFGDYKGCATGIKGTLDKPLPASQLRQILESVLNHPVILASPNENQSIHSIGIITGGANREWKLAANEGLDAYITGEISEHDWHDSQEHGIHMFAGGHHATERFGIKELMRKTELHFEIKCSYIDSDNPV